The segment TTTGATGAGACCATCGACCTTGCCAGGCAGATCAATGAGACCGGCGTGAAGGCATTCCCGGTACTTGGTGTGCATCCAGCCGAAATAACCAAACTGACCGAACGCATGGAACTTGACAGGGCTGTCGAGCTTATGAAGAGCGGTCTTGAGATCGCTGCAAAGTATGTCGATGAAGGTCTTGCTGTAGGATTGAAAAGTGGCCGCCCACATTATCCAGTCTCAGAAGAGATATGGGATGCATCCAATGCCATCATGGAACACGGTTTCATTCTCGCAAAAGATCATGACTGTGCGATCCAGCTTCATACTGAGAGTGTAGAGGAGCCGGAACTGGTCGATATCACAGAGAGAGCAAAGAAAACAGGCATCCGCCTTAATAAGGTGGTCAAGCATTACGCTCCCCCTCTTGTGAACGTTTGCGAGAAGCTTGGTATCTTCCCGGGAGTACTTGCAGGCAAGGGAGCCATAGAGCAGGCTCTTGAAGAGGGAACACGATTTATGATGGAGACCGATTATATCGATGACCCTGAAAGGCCGGGGGCCGTACTGGGACCAAAGACGATTCCCCGAAGGACATTGAAGCTTGTGGAAGAGCACGGTGAAGAGCCGTTCTGGAAAATTCACAAGGAGAATGTCGAAGAGGTATATGAAGTTGAGATCGAACTTTAAAACTTAAATTTAAAGGTAAAGTTAAATTGAAAATTAAAATTTAAAACCTTAAACCCTTATTTTCAATTTTTATACCCCGAAACCTTCCTGCAAACACTTTTCCCTTCTGCAACCTGCCGTCAGCCTGAGTTGTTCACGGATCTCGATACAGTTTTGCCAGGGCCCGTGAACATTGCAATAGGCGATAGCACAGAATTCCCGGTACTTACCGAAATTCACAAGCCCGAAAATAGCATCCGGTTTTACTCCCGGACCAAAGGTTACTCTTCCGATAGTGACAGTGTCCATCATTTTGGTGCGCCCATAAAGCTCAATATATTCGATATGGTGCTCAGGAGTGTTCGGATGTATTGCATTTTCCCCCACAACGACACGAATGTATTCCTTCCCGGTGTCGTTGTAATTCCTGAGTACTTCAATAATGGGGATGTGCCTTTCTTTTGAGCGGTCTTCGACATTGTTTGTATCATCAGATCTTATGATATCAGCAAATTCCATTATAGCACCTACCTGTTATCCGATAGTATATTTTTAAAGAGAGAGTATATTAACTGTGTGAGTACAGATTAAAATACACTTGTATTCCAACCCAACAGCAAACCTTTAATCCTCTCACCCAAATATCTCAAATCCGAACTTATCCTGAAAATACTCCCTTCCAGAAACCATGTCTCTCAAAAATATAATCGTAAAAGGTGCTAAAGAGCACAACCTCAAGAATGTCGACCTGGTCCTACCCCGTGATAAACTGATAGTCATCACAGGTCTCAGCGGATCAGGAAAATCATCCCTTGCTTTTGATACCATATATGCAGAGGGACAGAGGCGATATGTTGAATCGCTCTCAGCTTATGCAAGGCAGTTCCTGGGGCTGATGGAAAAACCGGATGTTGAGTACATCGAGGGACTTTCTCCTGCGATCTCCATCGAGCAGAAGACCACAAGCAAGAACCCTCGTTCCACTGTAGGAACAGTTACCGAGATCTATGATTACCTCAGGCTGCTCTATGCAAGAATAGGCATCAGGCATTGCCCTAAATGTGGCAAGGTCATCGAGCCTCAAAGTGTCGACCAGATCGTTGACAGCATTATGAAGATAGAGGAAGGCTCAAAGGTTCACATCCTTGCACCTCTTGTTCGTGAACGAAAAGGAGAGTACAAGAAGCTGCTCACAGACCTGAGGGGAGAAGGCTTTGCACGTGCAAGGGTGGATGGCGAGATCGTTGAACTGGATGATGCCGAAACCATCGAACTTGGGCGCTACTACAAACACAACATCGAGGTTGTAGTAGACCGCCTTGCCATCAAAAAAGGGATGGAAGAAAGATTGTCCGACTCAGTGGAAACCGCACTTGAGAAGAGCGGCGGGACATTGATGGTACATGTCCTTGACGGCGAAGAGATGGTATTCAGTGAAAACCTGGCATGTACGGATTGTGGAATTGGTTTTGAGGAAATGGAACCTTCTGCGTTCTCTTTCAATAGCCCGCAGGGTGCCTGTGAAGAATGTCACGGGCTTGGTACTTCAATGGAGTTCGACCCTGAACTTATCGTTCCTGACCCCACCCTTACATTGAGAGAGGGGGCTGTCGAGACATGGAACAAGAAAGACGGCTACTACATGCAGGCGCTGGAGTCCGTAGGGAAGCGTTTCGGGTTCTCACTCGATGTGCCCTTCGAGGAACTTGAACAGAAGCACAAGGACATAATCTTCAACGGCACCAACGAAATGATCGATTTCGTGCATGTCGGTAAGAACGGTGGCATGTGGAGGCACAAAGGACGCTTCCGGGGAGTCATCTCCAACATCTCAAAGACGTATGATAATACTGAGTCAGAGAACACAAAGGACAGGCTGAGGAAATACATCACCACCAAACCCTGTACGACATGCAAAGGCAACAGACTGAAACCTGCCAGCTTGGCTGTGAGCATCAATGAAAGCAACATCATTGAGGTCACGCAAATGTCTGTGGAAACTGCATTGCATTTCTTTGAAGAACTTGAACCAAACCTTACACCTCGCGAATATTCCATCGCAAGGCTGATCCTTAAGGAAATAAAGGCAAGGCTTGGATTCCTCATGGACGTCGGACTTGATTACCTTACATTGAGCCGCTCGGCTGCGACACTATCAGGGGGTGAGGCACAGCGTATAAGGCTTGCAACACAGATAGGATCCAGTCTTATGGGCGTATTGTATATTCTGGATGAGCCAAGCAT is part of the Methanococcoides orientis genome and harbors:
- a CDS encoding desulfoferrodoxin family protein; this translates as MEFADIIRSDDTNNVEDRSKERHIPIIEVLRNYNDTGKEYIRVVVGENAIHPNTPEHHIEYIELYGRTKMMDTVTIGRVTFGPGVKPDAIFGLVNFGKYREFCAIAYCNVHGPWQNCIEIREQLRLTAGCRREKCLQEGFGV
- the uvrA gene encoding excinuclease ABC subunit UvrA — protein: MSLKNIIVKGAKEHNLKNVDLVLPRDKLIVITGLSGSGKSSLAFDTIYAEGQRRYVESLSAYARQFLGLMEKPDVEYIEGLSPAISIEQKTTSKNPRSTVGTVTEIYDYLRLLYARIGIRHCPKCGKVIEPQSVDQIVDSIMKIEEGSKVHILAPLVRERKGEYKKLLTDLRGEGFARARVDGEIVELDDAETIELGRYYKHNIEVVVDRLAIKKGMEERLSDSVETALEKSGGTLMVHVLDGEEMVFSENLACTDCGIGFEEMEPSAFSFNSPQGACEECHGLGTSMEFDPELIVPDPTLTLREGAVETWNKKDGYYMQALESVGKRFGFSLDVPFEELEQKHKDIIFNGTNEMIDFVHVGKNGGMWRHKGRFRGVISNISKTYDNTESENTKDRLRKYITTKPCTTCKGNRLKPASLAVSINESNIIEVTQMSVETALHFFEELEPNLTPREYSIARLILKEIKARLGFLMDVGLDYLTLSRSAATLSGGEAQRIRLATQIGSSLMGVLYILDEPSIGLHQRDNLRLINTLKHLRDIGNTVVVVEHDEETILNSDHVVDMGPGAGIHGGEVVAEGTPEQIMEHPDSLTGQYMSGKLEIAVPKKRRKPTGKLILKGASQNNLKGIDAEFPLGVMACVTGVSGSGKSTLINETLNKVLAQKLHRARDRPGKYKDIKGLDQIDKVITIDQSPIGRTPRSNPATYTNLFTPIRELFAQTKMSKSRGYKPGRFSFNVRGGRCETCSGDGIITIEMHFLPDVYVPCEVCHGKRYNRETLEVTYKDKTIADVLDMTVEEAVDFFENIPKIKNKLQTLYDVGLGYIKLGQSSTTLSGGEAQRVKLATELSRRSTGKTVYILDEPTTGLHFDDVNKLLDVLQRLVDAGNTVIVIEHNLDVIKTADWVIDLGPEGGERGGSIIAKGTPEKIAKSKVSYTGEFLKRVLKK
- a CDS encoding TatD family hydrolase, which translates into the protein MNTSPKIPITDEHMHIDPRAKGLKAVKEFQNSGGTHIILVTKPTWTIGVEVTKPEDYKIVFDETIDLARQINETGVKAFPVLGVHPAEITKLTERMELDRAVELMKSGLEIAAKYVDEGLAVGLKSGRPHYPVSEEIWDASNAIMEHGFILAKDHDCAIQLHTESVEEPELVDITERAKKTGIRLNKVVKHYAPPLVNVCEKLGIFPGVLAGKGAIEQALEEGTRFMMETDYIDDPERPGAVLGPKTIPRRTLKLVEEHGEEPFWKIHKENVEEVYEVEIEL